The following are from one region of the Cynocephalus volans isolate mCynVol1 chromosome 17, mCynVol1.pri, whole genome shotgun sequence genome:
- the LOC134366009 gene encoding olfactory receptor 13C7-like yields MGKSNQSSVTEFVLLGLSGYPELEAIYFVLVLCMYLVILLGNGVIIIVSVCDSRLHTPMYFFLSNLSFLDICYTSSSVPLFLSSFLTSKKTVSFSGCGVQMFLSFAMGATECVLLSMMAFDRYVAICNPLRYPIIMSKASYVPMAAGSWIAGGVNSVLQTSLAMRLPFCGDNVINHFTCEILAVLKLACADISINVISMVVANMIFLVVPVLFIFVSYVFILSTILRIPSAEGRRKAFSTCSAHLTVVIIFYGTILFMYAKPKAKDSSGADKEQVTDKIISLFYGVVTPMLNPLIYSLRNKDVKAAVKNILCRKCFSEGM; encoded by the coding sequence ATGGGAAAGTCCAATCAGTCTTCTGTGACAGAATTTGTCCTGCTGGGACTTTCTGGCTACCCAGAGCTCGAGGCCATTTACTTTGTGCTGGTCCTATGTATGTATCTGGTGATCCTGCTGGGAAATGGAGTCATCATCATTGTAAGTGTCTGTGATTCCCGTTtgcacacccccatgtactttttccttagTAACTTATCATTCCTGGACATTTGCTACACAAGTTCTTCCGTTCCCCTATTTCTCAGCAGCTTCCTGACTTCAAAGAAAACCGTTTCCTTCTCTGGTTGTGGAGTACAAATGTTTCTCTCCTTTGCTATGGGAGCCACAGAATGTGTCCTTCTAAGTATGATGGCAtttgaccgctatgtggccatctgtaacCCTCTGAGATACCCCATTATTATGAGCAAGGCTTCATATGTGCCCATGGCTGCTGGGTCCTGGATTGCAGGAGGAGTCAATTCTGTGTTGCAAACCTCTCTTGCAATGCGGCTTCCTTTCTGTGGGGATAATGTCATTAATCATTTTACTTGTGAAATCTTGGCTGTCTTAAAATTGGCCTGTGCTGATATCTCCATAAATGTTATTAGTATGGTTGTTGCTAACATGATTTTTCTTGTGGTCCCagtacttttcatttttgtttcatatgttttcattctttctaccATCCTGAGGATTCCTTCTGCAGAAGGAAGGcgcaaagccttctccacctgctctGCCCACCTAACGGTGGTGATTATATTCTACGGGACCATCCTATTCATGTACGCAAAACCCAAGGCTAAAGACTCTTCTGGTGCAGATAAAGAGCAAGTCACAGACAAAATCATCTCTCTCTTTTATGGAGTGGTGACACCTATGCTCAATCCTCTCATCTATAGTTTGAGGAACAAAGACGTGAAGGCAGCTGTGAAGAATATACTGTGTCGAAAATGCTTCTCAGAGGGAATGTGA